AAGCAAATGGAGATTCCACCAATGCCATATTTGCAGACGCAATATCGCCACCCATTGGGTCAGACATTTTACCGTTAGCAACTTCATCAGCAATGCCGATCATGCCTTGGATGAATTCTTCCATAACTGCTCTTTCAGAAGAGTAGATTTGGTTATTAACACCTGGTTGGCTGATGATCTTAACATAACCTGGCGTTGTCGGATCTTCTGGGTCATGATTTTTTGACCAAGCATTTGCAAGGTTCGCTGTGTATTCAGCAAGCAAAGCTGCCGTCGCTTTAGCGTATTCAAGCTGTTTTGCTGTCAATGAAGAAACCGGTTTGTTGTTTGAAGTTTTACCTTCGCCGAACAATAAATATTCAATTGTGTGGAAACCTTGAAGAGTCACTGGCAAATTTCTTACGAAATCAGTAGAGATTGCGCGGTTGCCAGAAAGAACTGCATCAAGATCCAATTTGTTTAATGGCCAAGTATCAAGCATTGGATCGATACCCAAAGAATCAACTGGTCCAAAAAGGAATGCTTCAGAACTTTCCCAAGGAATACGAGTCACGCGCCATTGATTTTGCGCTGCTGTTAATGTTTCAGTCGTTGGATTTGCAGCTAACGCAGATACAGCAGTGCTTAGGTTAGCAGCTTCTGTGGCTAAATCATTATAGGTTGCAAGAATAACTTTATAAGAAATATGGTTGATAATTTCTTTGTTCGTGGCAGCTTGAGCAGTTAAGCCCATGAAAGCAATTGCCATCGCCATCATTTTTAGTGTTTTCATCTTTTCTCCTTTTAATTAAAACGATCTAAATCAAATCCGAATGCAAAGTTGGCTTGCGATGTTTCAGGCAAACCTAAAAGTTCGGTGTTCTCTCTTAAGAACTGAAACTTTAAGAATGCCGCTGTGTCGAAGAACCACACAAAACCCGCCGAACGTTTGCTAACGTCATAGCGTTGGTTTTTATTGATTGTTCCCTGGACGTCTGCAAACGTGTCCACGTGCTCTGCTTTCACATAAACAGTGAAGTCTTCAAAGGCATCATAAGAAAGCTGCACACTTTCAAGAACAGCTTTATGTCCTAAAGGCGCAAAACCTTTTGGTTTGGCTAGTCCGCCCAAAGTGGCATTTCTTTGCGACACGATATCGGAATTGCTCAAATCACCGTAAATAAGTTCACCGGCAAAACCCACTCTTTCATATTTATAAGTCGCCATCGCTGAATCTAAAGTAACAACGGCATCTTCAGTCATCTTGTCGACTTTGTAGCGGTTGCCGGTGGTATTACCTTGGTATCGGCCAATCGCGATACCTGAACCTTTCACCACATCACCCCATTCAAGGCTGATTAAAGTTGCGATGTCATCTGCATTGGAAGTTTCAAAGTGACGTTGATATCCACCACCGACCCAAGAATAAGTTCTGAAAAATTCAGAGTTTAAACCACTGATCGCGGCACCTCTTAAAGTGAAGGCATTGTATTTTTGCTCTAACTGCACGCCCATCTCAGTCCAACCCACAGGGATCATGCGTCCTTCGACATCAGAAGCGATAATGCTTGCTGTACGAGATGGTTTTGTAAGAACTGAACCTAAAGCGATGAAAACAGGAAACTTACCGACCTTCAGAGCGGTGTGGGTCTTTGTGAAGGTTTTTTTGTAATAGAATTCAGGAAGTACGACCTCCCCGCCCTTTTCAATTTCAGATTCAAATTCACCGAATTCTTCGAAGGGATCAAACTCAATGGTTGTTCCTACACCACCATGTTCGATTTCCACTTCGAATTCGATTTTAGAATTTTCGTTTAACAGATACTCACCTTCGAAGGCGATTTCTGCTAAATCCATTTCACGGCGAATGATGGGTTTTAAGTTTTGAACTGTTTTGAAAGTCTCTCGTTGGCCGAAAACCATATAGCCATAGGATTTAAATTCGAGCTTTGGAAACTCAGAAGAACTTTTAGCAGTCGTTACGAGTTTCAATTCAGTTTGTTCTTTTTGATCTTCATCCTTTTGATCTTCAACAGGGGCATTCAGTTTCGTTGAAGTTTCAGAATTTACAGGAACAGCAGGAGTTTGCGCATAGGCTAAATGTTGAAAATTTAAAAGAGCGAAAACGAGTATAAGTTTTTTCATAAGTGTCAGCTTCTCCGGTCGGATGGCCGTTTTAGAGAAGCAAGACATGAAGGTCAAAGATGCGCGGAAAAAAGGCATTCAACTGAGAATAAGCTGAATGCCAAATGATAGCTTAATGAAAACGTGAAATTTATTTATAGAGAAACTTGAAACGTGGAACCTTAGTTCCGTCAACTTCCACGAGTTCTGCCCACATTTTCACAGGACGACACCACAGTCTTCCGAGGGGATTATCGTACAGAGCTTCGTAAAGTACCACGTCTTCCAAAGATTCACTGTGCTTGCCGACGCCAATGACTCGGTAAGGCTTACCCTTGTAGTGTTGATAAATAGCGCCAGGAACAATTTCAGATTCTGCCGACATGACATCCTCCTAGATATTTAAGTGCTTAATAATTTCCGCTTGGATTTGTTTCATTTCAGCTTCAGATCTTTTTTGCGCACGTTTAAAATCAAGATCAGGAATCGACCACGCTGGAATCAAGTGAAGATGATAATGAGGCACTTCAAATCCAGCAACTATTTGTCCCACGCGCGGAGAGCCCGACGCTTTCAAAATCGCTTTACCAATTTTTTGAGAAACTTTGTGAAGTTCTGCATAGGTATCAGGTGGCACTTCAGTCCAATGATTGATCTCTTCTTTGCAGATCACCAAAGTGTGTCCCAAATTCACTTGATCCAAAGCTAGAAATGAAAGGATTTTTTCATCTTCATAAATTTTATAGCAAGGAAGTTCACCATTAATAATTTTAGTAAATACAGAAGCCATGTTTGTTCCTTTAAAACGATTCGTAATGAGACATTGGCCTAGATTCCATAATTCTTCAATACTTGCCAGCAACAATTATAAATGGATTACTAATCTTGACGTGGTAGGTTATTTCTATGAGTTACATTTTTCTACTTGAAGACGATCCCATGGTCGGAAAAGCCATTCAACTGCAATTAGAGCTTGAAGGTTATAAGGTAGAATGGGCTCCGTCTTTATCGGAAGCTCGCAAATTTCTTGGTCAAAAGACAGCTCTTCCAGATCTATTTTTATTGGATGTGAATTTACCAGACGGCAGTGGTTTTGATTTTTGCCAGTGGATGCGTGAAGAAGAAATCATGACTCCAGTGATCTTTCTTACAGCGAGAACTGATGAAGAAAGTGTGGTTAAAGGTTTTGAGCTGGGTGCAAATGATTATGTTAGAAAACCTTTCAGTCCTCGAGAGCTTATTGCACGCATTAAAAACCAACTGTCAGATAAAAAGCCAAGCTTGGACCTGATCCGTTACGCAGGTCTTACCTTGATTAAAAACCAGCAGGTCTTAAAAAGCGGAGAGTCTTTAATCAGCTTGAACCGTCGTGAGTTTGAAATTTTAACGACTTTCTTTGAACAACCTGAAACTATTGTTACACGTGAACAACTTATTGGCCGTCTTGCCTCCGGTGATGAAATCTTTGATCGCACTGTTGATTCCCATATAAGCCATATTCGCGCAAAGCTGCAAAAAAATGGAATCAAGGAAGTAAAGATTAATTCTGTCTATGGCCAAGGCTATCGCCTTGAAAAAAGCCTATGATTATAAAACCCCTTATTAGACGAAACTTTTTTATTTTTGCTTCCAGCGCCTTGGTGTTCATCATGATCGCCGTCTTTACCACGTGGATCATGACAAGCTTTGAGCGCGACCGTATGTTTACCCGGCCGGCAAAGATGAATCGCACACTTTTAAGTTCATTTGATGAA
This is a stretch of genomic DNA from Bdellovibrio reynosensis. It encodes these proteins:
- a CDS encoding imelysin family protein: MKTLKMMAMAIAFMGLTAQAATNKEIINHISYKVILATYNDLATEAANLSTAVSALAANPTTETLTAAQNQWRVTRIPWESSEAFLFGPVDSLGIDPMLDTWPLNKLDLDAVLSGNRAISTDFVRNLPVTLQGFHTIEYLLFGEGKTSNNKPVSSLTAKQLEYAKATAALLAEYTANLANAWSKNHDPEDPTTPGYVKIISQPGVNNQIYSSERAVMEEFIQGMIGIADEVANGKMSDPMGGDIASANMALVESPFAWNSLNDFSFNVRSIYSIYTGNYRDAKGPGVKALVEKVDAELASRVEADILNCIQLIQAIRPAKGGDFGQAIFTHDGRARTQKAIDALNALRETLESEVLPTLDM
- a CDS encoding DUF1653 domain-containing protein — encoded protein: MSAESEIVPGAIYQHYKGKPYRVIGVGKHSESLEDVVLYEALYDNPLGRLWCRPVKMWAELVEVDGTKVPRFKFLYK
- a CDS encoding HIT family protein; translation: MASVFTKIINGELPCYKIYEDEKILSFLALDQVNLGHTLVICKEEINHWTEVPPDTYAELHKVSQKIGKAILKASGSPRVGQIVAGFEVPHYHLHLIPAWSIPDLDFKRAQKRSEAEMKQIQAEIIKHLNI
- a CDS encoding response regulator transcription factor gives rise to the protein MSYIFLLEDDPMVGKAIQLQLELEGYKVEWAPSLSEARKFLGQKTALPDLFLLDVNLPDGSGFDFCQWMREEEIMTPVIFLTARTDEESVVKGFELGANDYVRKPFSPRELIARIKNQLSDKKPSLDLIRYAGLTLIKNQQVLKSGESLISLNRREFEILTTFFEQPETIVTREQLIGRLASGDEIFDRTVDSHISHIRAKLQKNGIKEVKINSVYGQGYRLEKSL